The segment CCCTGACCCTGGCCGCCGGCGTCGCCTCGGCTGACAACGGTCACAACTGGGACGCTGTCGCACAGTGCGAGAGCGGCGGCAACTGGGCCATCAACACCGGCAATGGCTACTACGGCGGCCTGCAGTTCTCGCAGTCCACCTGGGAGGCCAACGGCGGCAGCGGCATCGCTTCGAACGCCACCCGCGAAGAGCAGATCCGCGTCGCCGAGAACGTGCTCGCCACCCAGGGCCCCGGCGCGTGGCCGACCTGCGGCGCGTACCTGTAAGACGTTCCGCGTGTAGAACGCTCCGCACCTCCCGCGAGGGAGTCGTGCTCCGGTGAGGCCGGTCGCTCTCGCAGCGACCGGCCTCACTGCATTCGACGCCCCGCCATCCCCGTCCGTCCTACTGTCGGAGATGAGACATGAGGAGGCGGAGAAGGATGTCGACCCTTTCATTCACCAGTCTCGGCGCCGCGGGCACCGTCACCGGTTCCAAGCATCTGCTGGAGCGCGACGGCCGCACCCTGCTGATCGACTGCGGGCTGTTCCAGGGGATCAAGAATCTCCGTGAGGCCAACTGGCGGCCGCTGCCGATCGACGCCGCCGCGCTCGACGGCGTCATCATCACTCACGCTCACCTCGACCACACCGGGTACCTCCCGCGGCTGATCCGCTCCGGTTTCCGCGGCCCGATCTACGCCACCCCCGCGACGCGCGATGTCGCCGAGATCATCCTTCGCGACTCCGCCCATCTGCAGGAGCGCGAGGCGTCACTGGCCAACAAGCACCGTTCGTCCCGTCACGACCCGGCACGGCCCCTCTACGACGTGGACGACGTCGAGCAGACCATGGATCAGTTCCACCCGTGCCGCACGGGCAAGTGGTTCAGTCCGGTGCGCGGTGCGCGGGCCATGTTCCGCGGCGCCGGCCACATCCTGGGCGCGGCGACCGTCGAGATCGACTGGGACGGCACCACCGTCGCCTTCAGCGGCGACCTCGGGCGCTACGACGATCCGCTGATGCGCGACCCGGAACCGATCCGCCGTGCCGACTACCTGGTGTCCGAGTCGACGTACGGCGACCGCGTGCGCGACGACGCCGATCCGGCCGCTGAACTTCTGCGGATCATCACCGACACTGTCGGTCGCGGCGGCACCGTCGTGATTCCGGCGTTCGCGGTGGGGCGCACCCAGGCGATCCTGTACCACCTGTGGATGCTCAAGAGCGACGGCCTACTCCCCGATGTTCCCGTCTACGTCGACAGCCCGATGGCGATCAACGCCGGTGAACTGATGCGGACGCACCCGTCCGCACACCGTCTCGATGCCGCTCGCACCGATGAGATGTTCGCGATCGCCGAGTACGTCCGCGATCCGGAGGCGTCGAAGGCGGTCTCCGCCGACCGGCGGCCGAAGATCGTGCTGTCGGCGAGCGGGATGGCGACCGGAGGCCGGATCCTGCAT is part of the Gordonia phthalatica genome and harbors:
- a CDS encoding transglycosylase family protein, with product MSIKKLATRTAIIGALSIAPLTLAAGVASADNGHNWDAVAQCESGGNWAINTGNGYYGGLQFSQSTWEANGGSGIASNATREEQIRVAENVLATQGPGAWPTCGAYL
- a CDS encoding MBL fold metallo-hydrolase RNA specificity domain-containing protein translates to MSTLSFTSLGAAGTVTGSKHLLERDGRTLLIDCGLFQGIKNLREANWRPLPIDAAALDGVIITHAHLDHTGYLPRLIRSGFRGPIYATPATRDVAEIILRDSAHLQEREASLANKHRSSRHDPARPLYDVDDVEQTMDQFHPCRTGKWFSPVRGARAMFRGAGHILGAATVEIDWDGTTVAFSGDLGRYDDPLMRDPEPIRRADYLVSESTYGDRVRDDADPAAELLRIITDTVGRGGTVVIPAFAVGRTQAILYHLWMLKSDGLLPDVPVYVDSPMAINAGELMRTHPSAHRLDAARTDEMFAIAEYVRDPEASKAVSADRRPKIVLSASGMATGGRILHHLQAFAPGAQNTIVLVGYQAVGTRGRSLGDGAQHLKLFGDWVPVRARVENLHMLSAHADSDELIRWMRGFEEAPRRTFLVHGEPNACESLRHRLDHDLGWRASIPKQNQTFDLS